The Opitutus sp. DNA window GCTGAAAACCAAGCAGGCCAGCAGCAACGAAATCGCGATAAACAGGATGTTGTTGGACGTGTTGTAAGCCGCTACGCCAATACTCAGCGCGACTGCGACCACCACAGAACCAGGGACAGTCAGCATGAGCCTGTCTCCGCGTTTTGGGTAAACCAGCGACCACAAGATGGCACGCCAGCGATTGCGCTTAATCCCGCGTTTTTTCCGTCCCGTCGTTTGCCAATCGGTGAAGCCGGCCGTCGCGGGTCCAGGCGCGGCCGCTGAAGGCGGACGCAAGGGGGCGAAGTTACCTGCGGACAACGGCATGGCTCAGGTTTGGCGCGGGGTGTGGCGAAAGGCGAAGCGGGCGCGAAAGGCGCGGATGAAAAGCCGACGAGATGGGTCAGACCGGAGCGGTGATATTACCCACGATCCGGCGCAGGGCCGCTGTGATGGCGCGCCGTTCCTCCATGGGGTCGGAGCTTTGGCGCAGCAACGAAAGCCGATGCGCCAAGACAGGCACGACCAACTCCTCGACGTCCTCAGGCATCACGAAATCGCGGCCGCGCAACAGCGCCCGTCCCTGAGCGGCGTGTTTGAGGGCCAAACTTCCGCGCACCGAAATGCCTGCCTTGAATTCAGCCTCCGTGCGCGTCGCACCGATGATCTGCAGGATGTAACTGAGCACCGAATCCTCGATAAACACCTGCTGGCAGACCGCCTGCAGTTGCAGAACTTGAGCCGCGGTGGCGACCGCGTTGAGGGCGATACCATCATAAGCGCTGCGGGCCGCGCGAAGGATGTCGAGTTCGTCGGCCACCTTTGGGTAACCCATGTGCAGCCGCATCAGAAAGCGATCCATCTGGCTCTCAGGGAGTGGGAAGGTGCCCTCGTAATCCACCGGATTTTGAGTGGCGAAAACCATAAAGGGCGCGCCCACGTCGTGAGGTTCGCCGTCGATCGTGACCATGGCGCGGTCCATGACCTCGAGCAGCGCGGACTGAGTTTTAGGCGTCGCGCGATTGATCTCATCGGCGAGAACGACGTTGGCGAAAACCGGGCCTTTTTTGAAAACAAAGCGGCGCTCCAATTCGTCGTAAATGGACACGCCGGTTACATCCGAAGGCAGCAGGTCGCTGGTGAATTGGATGCGGGAAAACGCGCAATCCATCGAGCGGGCGAGCGAATAAGCCAAGGTGGTTTTACCCACGCCGGGCAGATCCTCGATCAGCGGATGGCCAGCGGCTGCGAGACAGATCAAAACTTGGTCAATCACCTCGTCTTTACCCTTAATAGTGAGGCGCATCGAAGTGCGTAGGCGGTCCAGCGTATGTTGGGCATCCTTGACCGCCTGGCCAGAAACGAAGTCGTTCATAAGGCCACGTTGACTAAAAGAAAACCGCCGTCAACGGACCCGCGGACAGTTGCGCAGATTGGCACGGAATTCTTGTTGGGCATATCCGTGACCACATCCCCCATCGGCTTTATAGCGCATACCAGCCAAAATCATCCACCCAATAGGGGGCTTTTATTGAGGCAATTTATCCAACGGCTACGTGAAAATCGGTGCCCCCCCCCCTTAATGTTATGCTGTGGCTATCGACAACCCGTTAGTGGTTCTAAAGGAAGCGCATTGCCTATGGTTAACACTCATTCGCGTTCAAGATACACCTAACTAAATCGACTTTTACAGGAGCGGCCGCCCTTTCGAAAACACCCTGCGCTAACGCTCAACGGTGACGCCCATTAAAATTGAATTCATAGCAATACCAGACGCTCCACCGGGTCACAACCGCCGCCATGTAACGTCAGATAATGGTTAGCTGACAAACAGAACGGCCTATACGAGGGTAACTTAACAACCCTACTCATCCCAATACTGATCAGCGCCTACAAGTTAAATCCCTGGCAAGTTCGACAACAACGAAACGTAAGGGCAACGCTTTACAGCGCAACACTACAGCAAACAATGAATTGGCCTTAGCCTGCGATCACCGCAAAACACAAAGCGCTCATACGCAAGATGCCGCCATATGATGCGCGCAATCGTGGGTCACTAAAACTCAACCTAGACGTGCGGCGGTAATGCCTCCCTCAGGCAGCACCAACCACTTACAATGGGGATATAAAAGCATGCTCAGCTCAAACCCACTTTATGTGCAATGATTTGCCTAAATCAACTATTCATCAGCCGCGAACTGAATAAAATATTATCTTTATTATAATAAAGACTTGCGCTGTTCATATGAACAGCACTTATTTCTTTTCGATATGTCATTTATTGATCAAATTGCCGAACTCGAAAAAGCTAAATCTAAAATCGCACAAGCTGAAGCCAAGCTTGTAGCTGATCGCACCACCGCTCTTGCTAAACTCCCTAGCGACTACGGTTTCACCAGCCTTAATGAATTCATTAAAGCGCTGACTGCTGCCGCTGGAAAAGCATCCAAGGGCAAGAAAGGTAAAGCAGCCAAGGCCGGCAAGGCTTCCAAGGCCCCCAAAGCAGCCAAGGCACCTAAAGCCGAAAAGCGCGGTCGCACGAAGATCACTCCTGAGCTCAAGGCCCAGGTGATCGAGGCCGTAAAGGCCGATAAGTCCGGCGCTGAAATCGCCAAGGCATTCGGCATCTCCCTGCCGAGCGTCCAGAATATCAAAAAAGAAGCCGGCCTGGTAAAGAGCCGCACTGCCGCAGCCCCCGCTGCTGTAGTTGAAGCCCCTGCCGCTTCCTAAGCTGCTTAAAAGCGTAAACGTTTCGCTGGATTGCCCCCGTGGTTCACGCCACGGGGGCTTTTTTTTACCGCTTGCGCCCACAGCCGTCGTGAGTGTGTCTTTACGGATTACATGAAGATGCCCGTCAATTTTATACAGGCCAATACCAACGGCCGCCTCCACCCCGCAGACGAACCGTCCCTATCGCCACTGAATCGCGGTTTCCTTTATGGTGACGCTATTTATGAAGTCTGGCGCACTTATAATGACGTGATATTCGCTTGGAATGAACATTGGCAGCGACTGGAAAGCTCCGCCGCCGCGCTGTACATGGATTTACCCTGGACTCAGTCGCAGATGCTTAAGGAAATCCAAAAAACCACCGCCGCTTGGCGTGAGCGAACAGGCAGTTTGGCAGAGCTCTATATTCGACTTCAAGTGACACGTGGCTGCGGGGCCATCGGGCTGGACGTTGCACTGGCCGATAAACCCGACTTCGTACTCTTGGTGCAGCCTTGCCCCTTATTGTCGGCCGCCCAAGAGTCCACCGGATTGCTACTTTCGTTGGCGCGAGGCTTGAAGCGAAACCACCCCGATACGCTTAACCCGGCGTGGAAGACGGGTAATTACCTAAACAACCTGCTTTGTCTGCGTGAAGCCAAGTCACGCGGAGCAGACGAAGTGGTGATCACCAATTTAGCCGGTGAGATCACTGAGGCAGCGGTGAGTAATATTGGATTTGTCCGCGAGGGTGCAGTGGTATTGCCGCCGCTCGAGGCTGGAATTCTAGCTGGGATTACACGGCGTATTTTGATCGATCGGGTTGCACCAAAAGCAGGTGTCCAGGTTTACGAGGAAGCTGTGCGCCCTGAAGATTTACCCAGCATGTCCGAGTGTTTTTTGACCGCGACTACAAAGGACCTGATTCCCGTAAGAGCCATCGACTCCACCTCCTTTAGTATCGGTACAGACACCATTACCATTCGCCTGAAGCGTGCTTTTGCCGACTATGTAGCCGACTATATCAAGCTACACCCGCAGCAGTTACTTTAAACCAAGGCAAAACCGTAGCTTTATTAACCTCAGTTAATAATGAGCCTTAAACCAGCAAGTTATTAGGCTAAAGAGGGGGCCAACCTGAGTCACTAAACATGACCTGCAGGACGGCCCTGGGTTTGACAGACTTTAATGGCACGAAACAGACAATTAAAATTCGGATACCTTCCTGAGTGCTCCAAAACTGAAATATCACAGTACACTTCTTCGATCGCCCCTTGCCCTTGAACAGGCAAATCCCGATTTTACCGAATCATGAGTTGGACTGCTCCATTCCGCCCTATTTTCCGCACCGTCGAAACCCTGTTCGACCGAGCTCTGTGTGTCGTCGGCGCCGTCGCTTTCGCTCAACTCCCGGAATTTATTCAACAATATAGGCAGCGCTTGGGCGGTCATCTGGACGAGGCTAGGCGCCAACTCGCTGAATTTGTCGCTATCGCAAGCCACGCCAAACTCAGCCTGACGCAGTTCATCGAACGGACTGCCACTAACCCCGATGCCACCGTTGCCCAACTCGGGGGCGTCATGCGCAACGCCGTCTTACGCGTTGACGAACTGGCCGCTGCAGATGCCGCCCTCAGACACGCCTCACTTTGGGCAAAACCGTTTATTTTCTTCAGGTACATCGACACGGGGATCGCGCGAGCAACGTGGGAAATTTACCGTCCCGCCGTACCCACCACCGGCGAAGGGCTGTTCTACGCCCTCGCCGGCATGCTCACCCTGCTCGGGCTTTACCATGGGCTGATTAGGTACCCAATAACTGCCGCTTGCGCCCGTAGGGGGCACGCCGAAACCACCACCGGTACAAGGAAACGCTAAAGGGAGATCACCACACTCAGCTCAGTCGTATCGTATTATCGACTACAGAATCATTCGGCTAATCCAGCCTGCTCCGCCGTCTGCCCCCCCCTGCCCTGCCCAATTAAGGAATAACCAAGGTTAGCCCGGGATGCAGCGCAGCGGCATTGGGCAAGACGCTTCGATTGGCCTGCAGGATGGACTGAACACGCGCGTTGTTGGCGCTGCCGTAGAAGCGCTTGGCGATCGAGTAAAGCGAGTCCCCTTTCTGAACCACATAACGCCTACCGCTGACGGGGACGGCCGGGGCGGGCGCAGGTACTGCGGGACGAGACGCCCTCAACGACACCGTCGGCGCCACCGTGACCGCAACCGGCTTCGGGGCAACCGCCACGACCACGGGTTCGGCTGCAGGCGCTTCGGCGCTGATAGGCGATTCGGCTGGGTTGATCGCCAACGGGGCGAGTGCATCGTTGGGCTCAGCGACAGAGCCCAACGGTGGGGCCGAGACGGACGAGGTAAGCGGCGAAAGGGCGGAGCGTGATGTATTAACCGCCTGAGTACGCACCCCAAGGAGCTGATCCTTGAGCTGAAGGTTTTCGCGCTGAAGTTGATCAACCCGGTCGAGCAGGTCGATTTTCTCCATCTGGTTATCCAACGGCTGGGCAGGCAAAGTGCGGGCAAACTCACGCGTTGCCGCGTCGATGCGCTGGCGCACCAAGTCGGACTGGGGCGAGTTGCGCTTCAATTCACGGAACCTGCGATAGTGGTAGATTGCCGCGATCGGATCCTTGATGTGCTGCTGGTAGAGGATGCCGATCTCCAGGTGCGACTCAGGAGCTTCGTCGCCGCGCATATCGACCACCTTTAGGAAGGACGCAAGTGCCTCCTGATTGCGCCCCTGGCGCAGCAGATCCTTGCCTCTGCGATAGTTGGGCTCGTCGATTTCAGCGGTAAACGGAGACGCATCATATCGCCCGCATCCCGCCGAAAACAGCAGTGCAGCCAGCGCACACAAACAAAGCGAAAAAAAGCGAAACCTCATTGGAGGCGGTAAAAGGGATTGAACGAAAAAACGTTCCTTCTAAGTTTCCTAGTCCGTCAGTCGACTCAAACTCTAAATGGCACTCGACACCAAAACCGTCCTCAGCCGCGCGCGCGACTGCATCAAAATCGAACAGGCCGCCCTTACGGCGACTGCACGCGGCCTGGACGATAAATTTGTCGAGGTCGTTCGTGCCGTGCAAACCGCCATCGAGGGCGGCCACAAACTCATTTTCACCGGTGTAGGAAAGTCCGCCCATATTGCCAACAAACTGGTAGGCACGCTCAACAGCACGGGCATTTCCACCAGTTTCCTCGATGCAACCCAAGCCTTGCATGGCGACCTCGGCATGTGCCAGGAAAACGACCTGGTTTTCCTCCTCAGCAATAGCGGCCAATCCGACGAAATCCTAAAACTGATTCCCGGCCTACGCCGCCTCGGGCTTAAGACGGTCGGCTTCACCAGCAACGCGACCTCGGATCTGGCGAAAAACACGGACCTGCAACTGCTCTACTGTGTGCCGCGCGAAGCCTGCCCGCTGCTGCTTGCCCCCACTGCCAGTACCACCGCCGCACTAGCCATCGGAGACGCCCTCGCGATGGTACTTTTGGCCGAGCGTGGTTTGACACGTGACGATTTCGCCAAGTTTCACCCCGCCGGAAATCTGGGGCGCGTACTCTTGCTACGCGTCAAAGACATCATGCGCAGTGGAGCCCGCCTGCCCATAGTTACCGAAAAGGCCACTACCCAGGAAGCGATTCTCGCGATGACCAAGGCCAAAAGCGGCAGCATCGCGATCGTTCACCCCAAGACAGGAAAATTGACGGGCATTTTCACCGACGGCGATTTTCGCCGTAGTGCACTTACCGGCGATGGTTTTTTGACCAAACCGGTGGTGGGTTTTATGACCAGCTCACCCAAAACGGTAGGCGAAGATGCACTTGGAGTGGACGCTCTGCGTCTGTTTCAAGCGCACAAGATCGATGATCTAATCGTAGTCGACACCAAAGGTAAACCCACCGGATTGGTGGACGGGCAAGACCTGCCCAAGCTAAAAATCGTTTAATGCGGAGTGAGTATCGACCTGGCGCGAGGCCAAACGGTCGGCCTAATTGGGTAACGGCCGGGCACATACGAGGCGCGCTGATACAAGGCGCACTCGCGGGACCCAAAAACGAAGAAGCCCCGTAAACTGCTTTCGCAATCTACGGGGCATAAACCTGGCAACAACCTACTCTCGCGGGGCCTAACGCCCTACTACCATTGGCTGCTCGGGGCTTAACGGCCGTGTTCGGGATGGGAACGGGTGGAACCCCCGGCAAATAATCACCAGGAAAACTGAATCCAAAGGTTTAGCTTTGGATAATTGGATATAAAGACTAAGTCCTAAATAGTATTACTTAAAAGTAAGTAAAATAAACGCCTAGAGAGGCTGTCTGCATAAACCGGTAAGGTCATTAGTAGCAGTAAACTGAACGTATCGCTACGCTTACATTTCTGCCCTATCAACCGGGTGGTCTACCCGGACCTTACACCGTCTTGCGACGGATTGTGATCTTATCTTGGGATGGGCTTGGCGCTTAGATGCTTTCAGCGCTTATCCCTTCCGAACATAGCTACCCGGCGCTGCCACTGACGTGACAACCGGAACACCAGAGGTTCGTCATTCTCGGTCCTCTCGTACTAGAGAATGAACCCCTCAAATCACAAACGCTCACAGCGGATAGAGGACCGAACTGTCTCACGACGTTCTGAACCCAGCTCGCGTACCACTTTAATCGGCGAACAGCCGAACCCTTGGGACCTTCTCCAGCCCCAGGATGTGATGAGCCGACATCGAGGTGCCAAACCGCGCCGTCGCTGTGAACGCTTGGGCGCGATCAGCCTGTTATCCCTAGCGTACCTTTTGTCCTATGAGCGATGGCGATTCCACATTCAACCACCGGATCACTTGAACCTGCTTTCGCAACTGATCGACTTGTAGGTCTCACAGTAAAGCCCCCTTATACTCATGCGCTCTATAGCCCGATTACCGACCGGGCCGAGGGGACCTTCGTAATCCTCCGTTACTTTTTGGGAGGATTCCGCCCCAGAAAAACTGACCTGCTATCACTGTCCCACAACCAGTTAATGGTATGAGGTTAGACGCCTAATCAACATAGAGTGGTATTTCACATTGTGACTCTGCCTGATCCTGAAACCAGGCTTCAAAGTCTCCCACCTATTCTACGCAATGAAAATCAAGCGACAATAACAGCTTACAGTAAAGGTGCATAGGGTCTTTCCGTCCTGCTGCGGGTAGGCGGCATCTTCACCGCCACTACAATTTCACCGAGCTTCTCTCCGAGACAGTCATCAACTCGTTACACGATTCGTGCGGGTCGGAACTTACCCGACAAGGAATTTCGCTACCTTAGGACCGTTATAGTTACGGCCGACATTCACGGGGGCTTAGACGCGAAGCTTGCACCTCACGCTTTCACCTTTCCGCATTGGTCACGTGTCACTCCCTATACGTCGTCTTGCGACTTAGCAGAGAGCTGTGTTTTTGCTAAACAGTCGGTTGATGCGCTTAGCTGCGGCCCCTCGCGGGGCACCCCTTATACCGAAGATACGGGGTCAATTTGCCGAGTTCCTTAGAGAGATTTCACTCGCGCGCCTTAGTATACTCAACTATTCCACCTGTGTCGGTTTACGGTACGGGCACTTCATAAACTAACTCCGAAGCTTTTCTTGGAAGCATGGTATCGGACAATCTCCCTCGGCCGTGGCTTTGGGATCCCATCGTCATTCACATTAAGCAGGTATTTTATCCCCTGCGAAGCTACTGACTTGGACGACGATTCAACACGTCGCTGTACTAACCTTCTCCGTCACTCCTGAGGTCAAACGTTTATGTAGTGGTGCAGGAATATTAAACCTGCTTGGCATCGATTATTCCTTACGGCCTCATCTTAGCACCCGACTAACCCTGGGAGGACGAACCTTCCCCAGGAATCCTTGGAATTAAGGCGAGATGGATTTTAACCATCTTTATCGTTACTTATGTCTGCATTCTCACTTCCAAGCGCTCCATGGTCGGTTGCCCCTTCCACTTCGCTGCACTTGGAACGCTTTCCTACCACTTAACCTTGCGGTTAAATCCATAGCTTCGGTATACGGCTTAAGTC harbors:
- a CDS encoding MoxR family ATPase, with the translated sequence MNDFVSGQAVKDAQHTLDRLRTSMRLTIKGKDEVIDQVLICLAAAGHPLIEDLPGVGKTTLAYSLARSMDCAFSRIQFTSDLLPSDVTGVSIYDELERRFVFKKGPVFANVVLADEINRATPKTQSALLEVMDRAMVTIDGEPHDVGAPFMVFATQNPVDYEGTFPLPESQMDRFLMRLHMGYPKVADELDILRAARSAYDGIALNAVATAAQVLQLQAVCQQVFIEDSVLSYILQIIGATRTEAEFKAGISVRGSLALKHAAQGRALLRGRDFVMPEDVEELVVPVLAHRLSLLRQSSDPMEERRAITAALRRIVGNITAPV
- a CDS encoding helix-turn-helix domain-containing protein, with amino-acid sequence MSFIDQIAELEKAKSKIAQAEAKLVADRTTALAKLPSDYGFTSLNEFIKALTAAAGKASKGKKGKAAKAGKASKAPKAAKAPKAEKRGRTKITPELKAQVIEAVKADKSGAEIAKAFGISLPSVQNIKKEAGLVKSRTAAAPAAVVEAPAAS
- a CDS encoding aminotransferase class IV; protein product: MPVNFIQANTNGRLHPADEPSLSPLNRGFLYGDAIYEVWRTYNDVIFAWNEHWQRLESSAAALYMDLPWTQSQMLKEIQKTTAAWRERTGSLAELYIRLQVTRGCGAIGLDVALADKPDFVLLVQPCPLLSAAQESTGLLLSLARGLKRNHPDTLNPAWKTGNYLNNLLCLREAKSRGADEVVITNLAGEITEAAVSNIGFVREGAVVLPPLEAGILAGITRRILIDRVAPKAGVQVYEEAVRPEDLPSMSECFLTATTKDLIPVRAIDSTSFSIGTDTITIRLKRAFADYVADYIKLHPQQLL
- a CDS encoding DUF2937 family protein, which gives rise to MSWTAPFRPIFRTVETLFDRALCVVGAVAFAQLPEFIQQYRQRLGGHLDEARRQLAEFVAIASHAKLSLTQFIERTATNPDATVAQLGGVMRNAVLRVDELAAADAALRHASLWAKPFIFFRYIDTGIARATWEIYRPAVPTTGEGLFYALAGMLTLLGLYHGLIRYPITAACARRGHAETTTGTRKR
- a CDS encoding LysM peptidoglycan-binding domain-containing protein, translating into MRFRFFSLCLCALAALLFSAGCGRYDASPFTAEIDEPNYRRGKDLLRQGRNQEALASFLKVVDMRGDEAPESHLEIGILYQQHIKDPIAAIYHYRRFRELKRNSPQSDLVRQRIDAATREFARTLPAQPLDNQMEKIDLLDRVDQLQRENLQLKDQLLGVRTQAVNTSRSALSPLTSSVSAPPLGSVAEPNDALAPLAINPAESPISAEAPAAEPVVVAVAPKPVAVTVAPTVSLRASRPAVPAPAPAVPVSGRRYVVQKGDSLYSIAKRFYGSANNARVQSILQANRSVLPNAAALHPGLTLVIP
- a CDS encoding KpsF/GutQ family sugar-phosphate isomerase, producing the protein MALDTKTVLSRARDCIKIEQAALTATARGLDDKFVEVVRAVQTAIEGGHKLIFTGVGKSAHIANKLVGTLNSTGISTSFLDATQALHGDLGMCQENDLVFLLSNSGQSDEILKLIPGLRRLGLKTVGFTSNATSDLAKNTDLQLLYCVPREACPLLLAPTASTTAALAIGDALAMVLLAERGLTRDDFAKFHPAGNLGRVLLLRVKDIMRSGARLPIVTEKATTQEAILAMTKAKSGSIAIVHPKTGKLTGIFTDGDFRRSALTGDGFLTKPVVGFMTSSPKTVGEDALGVDALRLFQAHKIDDLIVVDTKGKPTGLVDGQDLPKLKIV